A genomic region of Streptococcus suis contains the following coding sequences:
- the cls gene encoding cardiolipin synthase, with protein MEKLWKIIYSRTFIVISLIVLTIFLILWLVGSAATYMPALLIVLQIFSIFVAISIINRPMNTSFKLTWIVFVIGIPIFGALFYFILQSNIETKRYRKNFHKQAQRLREYSKTSEKVMKALEREDKEQLKLAHFMSEYVGYPIHTNTDAVYFSTGQKKFEALLEELKKAEQYIFMEYFIVDMGYMWDSILDILKEKAAQGVEVRFMYDGMNSLTNLPYNYYKTLRKYGIKAKVFSQIIPALSTVQNNRDHRKIAIIDGKVAFTGGINIADEYINKKVRFGYWKDAAIMIRGEAVANFTLMFLQMWNYNEKTETDDLQYLKTHKDLETETIDAEGFFLPYGENPFDGDEVAKRVCLDMIQSATDYIYIMTPYLVLDDEMIDNLTYAAKRGVEVRILLPHIYDKKSAYLAARTDFPTYLEAGIEIFEFQPGFVHSKVVLVDDKKATVGTVNMDFRSFYLNFECGLYIYNHSAVLAAIKDDFTHSFKKSQQINLLTFHKTYSWYKRLGGALLRIISPLL; from the coding sequence ATGGAAAAACTTTGGAAAATTATATACAGTCGGACCTTTATCGTCATTAGTTTGATTGTTCTAACCATTTTCCTTATTCTATGGTTGGTAGGTTCGGCAGCTACCTATATGCCTGCTTTATTGATTGTTTTGCAAATTTTTTCGATTTTTGTAGCTATTTCAATCATCAATAGACCGATGAATACCAGTTTTAAGTTAACCTGGATTGTTTTTGTCATTGGTATTCCGATTTTTGGTGCTCTATTCTATTTTATTTTGCAGTCCAACATCGAAACCAAACGCTATCGTAAAAATTTTCATAAGCAAGCACAAAGACTTCGGGAGTATAGTAAGACGTCTGAAAAGGTCATGAAGGCATTAGAGCGGGAAGATAAGGAGCAACTGAAATTAGCTCACTTTATGAGTGAGTACGTTGGCTACCCAATTCATACCAATACGGATGCCGTCTATTTTTCGACAGGTCAGAAAAAATTTGAAGCTCTACTAGAAGAATTGAAAAAGGCAGAGCAGTATATTTTCATGGAGTACTTTATTGTCGATATGGGATATATGTGGGATTCCATCCTTGACATTTTGAAGGAAAAGGCAGCGCAAGGGGTGGAAGTTCGTTTTATGTATGATGGGATGAATTCACTGACCAATCTTCCCTATAATTACTATAAAACCTTGAGAAAATATGGGATAAAAGCCAAAGTATTTTCTCAAATTATCCCAGCCTTATCTACAGTGCAAAATAACCGTGACCATAGAAAAATTGCGATTATTGATGGAAAGGTTGCCTTTACTGGTGGCATTAATATCGCAGATGAATACATCAACAAGAAAGTGCGTTTTGGTTACTGGAAAGACGCAGCGATTATGATTAGGGGAGAAGCTGTTGCAAACTTTACGTTGATGTTCCTTCAAATGTGGAATTACAATGAAAAGACAGAGACAGATGATCTACAATACCTCAAAACGCATAAAGATTTAGAGACGGAAACCATTGATGCTGAAGGTTTCTTCCTTCCGTATGGCGAGAATCCATTTGATGGAGATGAGGTAGCCAAACGAGTCTGCCTAGACATGATTCAGTCGGCAACGGATTATATTTATATCATGACACCCTACTTAGTGTTGGATGATGAAATGATTGATAATTTGACTTATGCTGCGAAGCGTGGAGTCGAGGTTCGCATTCTGCTCCCGCATATCTATGATAAAAAATCAGCCTATTTGGCTGCTCGTACTGATTTTCCGACTTACTTGGAAGCAGGAATTGAAATCTTTGAATTCCAGCCTGGATTTGTCCATTCCAAAGTTGTTTTGGTCGATGATAAGAAAGCTACTGTTGGTACGGTGAATATGGATTTTCGCTCTTTTTATCTTAATTTTGAGTGCGGTCTCTATATTTACAATCACTCAGCAGTTTTGGCAGCTATTAAGGATGACTTTACTCATTCCTTCAAAAAATCACAGCAAATTAACCTTCTAACCTTCCATAAAACGTACTCTTGGTATAAGCGTTTGGGAGGAGCCCTACTGCGAATTATTTCGCCGTTATTATAA